In Ipomoea triloba cultivar NCNSP0323 chromosome 7, ASM357664v1, a single genomic region encodes these proteins:
- the LOC116025179 gene encoding uncharacterized protein LOC116025179 isoform X2: MEFVSLREAKPVVTQLGLEMNAVWRRRRSMEELILRWHCGSNGGEVVEEYLQSLPFRLCHLSNLKVLYLEDFQNLRVLVELPPSLVNLFARNCVSLEKIVTISNLKKLEELDLENCESLVELPNMESLSSLKKLNIRNCNALSIRDNYLHEEDFPIALRSLSSSLNEIDLMGSYYLQSLLLCLSHQYSNLERLFLDDLQNLRSLPQLPPNLRLLSAKNCVSLEKADVSNLKRLEWLDIQNCKSLVELSGLESLESFLFLGIANCSCLRIPPIEKWFKVHSNYIYVVVLGRGRINCHFGVLEILLNVIDPSEIDGGNRIDLSVRSKSSGANWILMEPKYKQKLLWCLFDVPMTMMGEVLEVYVEVHDWQKIFCVGEIHRNREGEVRFFPSPRGCIPSYNKEDGERKRKRKVEIGRGGQRDFLPITRGLIPCFMIRQLSTRPINTTLKPDTKITDRYNLT, encoded by the exons ATGGAGTTCGTATCGCTACGAGAAGCAAAACCAGTGGTGACTCAGCTTGGGTTGGAGATGAATGCtgtgtggagaagaagaagaagtatgGAAGAGTTGATTTTGAGGTGGCACTGTGGCAGTAATGGTGGGGAAGTAGTG gaAGAATATCTTCAAAGCTTACCCTTCCGCCTTTGTCATCTTTCAAACTTGAAAGTTCTCTACTTGGAGGATTTCCAAAATCTTAGAGTACTCGTAGAACTTCCTCCTAGTTTGGTGAACCTCTTTGCAAGAAATTGTGTCTCATTGGAAAAAATAGTAACTATATCAAACTTGAAGAAACTTGAAGAGTTGGATCTTGAAAACTGTGAAAGTTTGGTTGAGCTTCCAAACATGGAGAGTCTTTCATCCTTAAAAAAGCTTAACATAAGGAATTGCAATGCTTTGAGTATTCGTGATAACTATTTGCATGAAGAAGATTTTCCAATTGCTCTTAGGAGTTTGTCCTCCTCGTTGAATGAAATAGATTTAATGGGGAGTTATTATCTTCAAAGTTTACTATTATGCCTTTCCCATCAATATTCCAATTTGGAGAGACTCTTCTTGGACGATCTGCAGAATCTTAGATCACTTCCACAACTTCCTCCTAATTTGAGGTTACTCTCTGCAAAGAATTGTGTTTCATTAGAAAAAGCAGATGTATCCAACTTGAAAAGACTTGAATGGCTAGATATTCAGAATTGCAAAAGTTTGGTTGAGCTTTCAGGCTTGGAGAGTCTTGAATCCTTCCTATTTCTTGGGATAGCAAATTGCAGTTGTTTGAGGATTCCTCCGATTGAAAAGTGGTTCAAG GTACATAGTAACTATATTTATGTGGTAGTACTTGGCCGGGGTAGAATAAACTGCCATTTTGGAGTCCTTGAAATCCTGCTGAATGTGATTGATCCCAGTGAAATTGATGGTGGTAATAGAATTGATTTGAGTGTGAGAAGCAAAAGCAGTGGTGCTAATTGGATTCTAATGGAACCCAAATATAAGCAAAAGCTGTTGTGGTGCTTGTTTGACGTTCCAATGACAATGATGGGAGAAGTATTGGAGGTGTATGTAGAAGTCCATGATTGGCAGAAGATATTTTGTGTAGGTGAAATACATAGAAACAGAGAAGGGGAGGTGCGTTTCTTTCCATCCCCAAGGGGATGCATTCCTTCCTATAATAAGGAAGATGGAGagaggaagaggaaaaggaagGTGGAGATAGGTAGAGGCGGACAGAGGGATTTCCTTCCAATCACAAGGGGATTGATTCCTTGTTTTATGATTAGACAATTATCGACACGACCCATTAACACGACATTGAaaccggacacgaaaataacgg
- the LOC116025179 gene encoding uncharacterized protein LOC116025179 isoform X1: protein MEFVSLREAKPVVTQLGLEMNAVWRRRRSMEELILRWHCGSNGGEVVEEYLQSLPFRLCHLSNLKVLYLEDFQNLRVLVELPPSLVNLFARNCVSLEKIVTISNLKKLEELDLENCESLVELPNMESLSSLKKLNIRNCNALSIRDNYLHEEDFPIALRSLSSSLNEIDLMGSYYLQSLLLCLSHQYSNLERLFLDDLQNLRSLPQLPPNLRLLSAKNCVSLEKADVSNLKRLEWLDIQNCKSLVELSGLESLESFLFLGIANCSCLRIPPIEKWFKVHSNYIYVVVLGRGRINCHFGVLEILLNVIDPSEIDGGNRIDLSVRSKSSGANWILMEPKYKQKLLWCLFDVPMTMMGEVLEVYVEVHDWQKIFCVGEIHRNREGEVRFFPSPRGCIPSYNKEDGERKRKRKVEIGRGGQRDFLPITRGLIPCFMIRQLSTRPINTTLKPDTKITGFKNKP, encoded by the exons ATGGAGTTCGTATCGCTACGAGAAGCAAAACCAGTGGTGACTCAGCTTGGGTTGGAGATGAATGCtgtgtggagaagaagaagaagtatgGAAGAGTTGATTTTGAGGTGGCACTGTGGCAGTAATGGTGGGGAAGTAGTG gaAGAATATCTTCAAAGCTTACCCTTCCGCCTTTGTCATCTTTCAAACTTGAAAGTTCTCTACTTGGAGGATTTCCAAAATCTTAGAGTACTCGTAGAACTTCCTCCTAGTTTGGTGAACCTCTTTGCAAGAAATTGTGTCTCATTGGAAAAAATAGTAACTATATCAAACTTGAAGAAACTTGAAGAGTTGGATCTTGAAAACTGTGAAAGTTTGGTTGAGCTTCCAAACATGGAGAGTCTTTCATCCTTAAAAAAGCTTAACATAAGGAATTGCAATGCTTTGAGTATTCGTGATAACTATTTGCATGAAGAAGATTTTCCAATTGCTCTTAGGAGTTTGTCCTCCTCGTTGAATGAAATAGATTTAATGGGGAGTTATTATCTTCAAAGTTTACTATTATGCCTTTCCCATCAATATTCCAATTTGGAGAGACTCTTCTTGGACGATCTGCAGAATCTTAGATCACTTCCACAACTTCCTCCTAATTTGAGGTTACTCTCTGCAAAGAATTGTGTTTCATTAGAAAAAGCAGATGTATCCAACTTGAAAAGACTTGAATGGCTAGATATTCAGAATTGCAAAAGTTTGGTTGAGCTTTCAGGCTTGGAGAGTCTTGAATCCTTCCTATTTCTTGGGATAGCAAATTGCAGTTGTTTGAGGATTCCTCCGATTGAAAAGTGGTTCAAG GTACATAGTAACTATATTTATGTGGTAGTACTTGGCCGGGGTAGAATAAACTGCCATTTTGGAGTCCTTGAAATCCTGCTGAATGTGATTGATCCCAGTGAAATTGATGGTGGTAATAGAATTGATTTGAGTGTGAGAAGCAAAAGCAGTGGTGCTAATTGGATTCTAATGGAACCCAAATATAAGCAAAAGCTGTTGTGGTGCTTGTTTGACGTTCCAATGACAATGATGGGAGAAGTATTGGAGGTGTATGTAGAAGTCCATGATTGGCAGAAGATATTTTGTGTAGGTGAAATACATAGAAACAGAGAAGGGGAGGTGCGTTTCTTTCCATCCCCAAGGGGATGCATTCCTTCCTATAATAAGGAAGATGGAGagaggaagaggaaaaggaagGTGGAGATAGGTAGAGGCGGACAGAGGGATTTCCTTCCAATCACAAGGGGATTGATTCCTTGTTTTATGATTAGACAATTATCGACACGACCCATTAACACGACATTGAaaccggacacgaaaataacgg
- the LOC116025179 gene encoding uncharacterized protein LOC116025179 isoform X4: protein MEFVSLREAKPVVTQLGLEMNAVWRRRRSMEELILRWHCGSNGGEVVEEYLQSLPFRLCHLSNLKVLYLEDFQNLRVLVELPPSLVNLFARNCVSLEKIVTISNLKKLEELDLENCESLVELPNMESLSSLKKLNIRNCNALSIRDNYLHEEDFPIALRSLSSSLNEIDLMGSYYLQSLLLCLSHQYSNLERLFLDDLQNLRSLPQLPPNLRLLSAKNCVSLEKADVSNLKRLEWLDIQNCKSLVELSGLESLESFLFLGIANCSCLRIPPIEKWFKVHSNYIYVVVLGRGRINCHFGVLEILLNVIDPSEIDGGNRIDLSVRSKSSGANWILMEPKYKQKLLWCLFDVPMTMMGEVLEVYVEVHDWQKIFCVGEIHRNREGEVRFFPSPRGCIPSYNKEDGERKRKRKVEIGRGGQRDFLPITRGLIPCFMIRQLSTRPINTTLKPDTKITGTI, encoded by the exons ATGGAGTTCGTATCGCTACGAGAAGCAAAACCAGTGGTGACTCAGCTTGGGTTGGAGATGAATGCtgtgtggagaagaagaagaagtatgGAAGAGTTGATTTTGAGGTGGCACTGTGGCAGTAATGGTGGGGAAGTAGTG gaAGAATATCTTCAAAGCTTACCCTTCCGCCTTTGTCATCTTTCAAACTTGAAAGTTCTCTACTTGGAGGATTTCCAAAATCTTAGAGTACTCGTAGAACTTCCTCCTAGTTTGGTGAACCTCTTTGCAAGAAATTGTGTCTCATTGGAAAAAATAGTAACTATATCAAACTTGAAGAAACTTGAAGAGTTGGATCTTGAAAACTGTGAAAGTTTGGTTGAGCTTCCAAACATGGAGAGTCTTTCATCCTTAAAAAAGCTTAACATAAGGAATTGCAATGCTTTGAGTATTCGTGATAACTATTTGCATGAAGAAGATTTTCCAATTGCTCTTAGGAGTTTGTCCTCCTCGTTGAATGAAATAGATTTAATGGGGAGTTATTATCTTCAAAGTTTACTATTATGCCTTTCCCATCAATATTCCAATTTGGAGAGACTCTTCTTGGACGATCTGCAGAATCTTAGATCACTTCCACAACTTCCTCCTAATTTGAGGTTACTCTCTGCAAAGAATTGTGTTTCATTAGAAAAAGCAGATGTATCCAACTTGAAAAGACTTGAATGGCTAGATATTCAGAATTGCAAAAGTTTGGTTGAGCTTTCAGGCTTGGAGAGTCTTGAATCCTTCCTATTTCTTGGGATAGCAAATTGCAGTTGTTTGAGGATTCCTCCGATTGAAAAGTGGTTCAAG GTACATAGTAACTATATTTATGTGGTAGTACTTGGCCGGGGTAGAATAAACTGCCATTTTGGAGTCCTTGAAATCCTGCTGAATGTGATTGATCCCAGTGAAATTGATGGTGGTAATAGAATTGATTTGAGTGTGAGAAGCAAAAGCAGTGGTGCTAATTGGATTCTAATGGAACCCAAATATAAGCAAAAGCTGTTGTGGTGCTTGTTTGACGTTCCAATGACAATGATGGGAGAAGTATTGGAGGTGTATGTAGAAGTCCATGATTGGCAGAAGATATTTTGTGTAGGTGAAATACATAGAAACAGAGAAGGGGAGGTGCGTTTCTTTCCATCCCCAAGGGGATGCATTCCTTCCTATAATAAGGAAGATGGAGagaggaagaggaaaaggaagGTGGAGATAGGTAGAGGCGGACAGAGGGATTTCCTTCCAATCACAAGGGGATTGATTCCTTGTTTTATGATTAGACAATTATCGACACGACCCATTAACACGACATTGAaaccggacacgaaaataacgg
- the LOC116025179 gene encoding uncharacterized protein LOC116025179 isoform X3, producing MEFVSLREAKPVVTQLGLEMNAVWRRRRSMEELILRWHCGSNGGEVVEEYLQSLPFRLCHLSNLKVLYLEDFQNLRVLVELPPSLVNLFARNCVSLEKIVTISNLKKLEELDLENCESLVELPNMESLSSLKKLNIRNCNALSIRDNYLHEEDFPIALRSLSSSLNEIDLMGSYYLQSLLLCLSHQYSNLERLFLDDLQNLRSLPQLPPNLRLLSAKNCVSLEKADVSNLKRLEWLDIQNCKSLVELSGLESLESFLFLGIANCSCLRIPPIEKWFKVHSNYIYVVVLGRGRINCHFGVLEILLNVIDPSEIDGGNRIDLSVRSKSSGANWILMEPKYKQKLLWCLFDVPMTMMGEVLEVYVEVHDWQKIFCVGEIHRNREGEVRFFPSPRGCIPSYNKEDGERKRKRKVEIGRGGQRDFLPITRGLIPCFMIRQLSTRPINTTLKPDTKITAQFLP from the exons ATGGAGTTCGTATCGCTACGAGAAGCAAAACCAGTGGTGACTCAGCTTGGGTTGGAGATGAATGCtgtgtggagaagaagaagaagtatgGAAGAGTTGATTTTGAGGTGGCACTGTGGCAGTAATGGTGGGGAAGTAGTG gaAGAATATCTTCAAAGCTTACCCTTCCGCCTTTGTCATCTTTCAAACTTGAAAGTTCTCTACTTGGAGGATTTCCAAAATCTTAGAGTACTCGTAGAACTTCCTCCTAGTTTGGTGAACCTCTTTGCAAGAAATTGTGTCTCATTGGAAAAAATAGTAACTATATCAAACTTGAAGAAACTTGAAGAGTTGGATCTTGAAAACTGTGAAAGTTTGGTTGAGCTTCCAAACATGGAGAGTCTTTCATCCTTAAAAAAGCTTAACATAAGGAATTGCAATGCTTTGAGTATTCGTGATAACTATTTGCATGAAGAAGATTTTCCAATTGCTCTTAGGAGTTTGTCCTCCTCGTTGAATGAAATAGATTTAATGGGGAGTTATTATCTTCAAAGTTTACTATTATGCCTTTCCCATCAATATTCCAATTTGGAGAGACTCTTCTTGGACGATCTGCAGAATCTTAGATCACTTCCACAACTTCCTCCTAATTTGAGGTTACTCTCTGCAAAGAATTGTGTTTCATTAGAAAAAGCAGATGTATCCAACTTGAAAAGACTTGAATGGCTAGATATTCAGAATTGCAAAAGTTTGGTTGAGCTTTCAGGCTTGGAGAGTCTTGAATCCTTCCTATTTCTTGGGATAGCAAATTGCAGTTGTTTGAGGATTCCTCCGATTGAAAAGTGGTTCAAG GTACATAGTAACTATATTTATGTGGTAGTACTTGGCCGGGGTAGAATAAACTGCCATTTTGGAGTCCTTGAAATCCTGCTGAATGTGATTGATCCCAGTGAAATTGATGGTGGTAATAGAATTGATTTGAGTGTGAGAAGCAAAAGCAGTGGTGCTAATTGGATTCTAATGGAACCCAAATATAAGCAAAAGCTGTTGTGGTGCTTGTTTGACGTTCCAATGACAATGATGGGAGAAGTATTGGAGGTGTATGTAGAAGTCCATGATTGGCAGAAGATATTTTGTGTAGGTGAAATACATAGAAACAGAGAAGGGGAGGTGCGTTTCTTTCCATCCCCAAGGGGATGCATTCCTTCCTATAATAAGGAAGATGGAGagaggaagaggaaaaggaagGTGGAGATAGGTAGAGGCGGACAGAGGGATTTCCTTCCAATCACAAGGGGATTGATTCCTTGTTTTATGATTAGACAATTATCGACACGACCCATTAACACGACATTGAaaccggacacgaaaataacgg
- the LOC116025179 gene encoding uncharacterized protein LOC116025179 isoform X5: protein MEFVSLREAKPVVTQLGLEMNAVWRRRRSMEELILRWHCGSNGGEVVNLRSLPQLPPNLRLLSAKNCVSLEKADVSNLKRLEWLDIQNCKSLVELSGLESLESFLFLGIANCSCLRIPPIEKWFKVHSNYIYVVVLGRGRINCHFGVLEILLNVIDPSEIDGGNRIDLSVRSKSSGANWILMEPKYKQKLLWCLFDVPMTMMGEVLEVYVEVHDWQKIFCVGEIHRNREGEVRFFPSPRGCIPSYNKEDGERKRKRKVEIGRGGQRDFLPITRGLIPCFMIRQLSTRPINTTLKPDTKITGFKNKP from the exons ATGGAGTTCGTATCGCTACGAGAAGCAAAACCAGTGGTGACTCAGCTTGGGTTGGAGATGAATGCtgtgtggagaagaagaagaagtatgGAAGAGTTGATTTTGAGGTGGCACTGTGGCAGTAATGGTGGGGAAGTAGTG AATCTTAGATCACTTCCACAACTTCCTCCTAATTTGAGGTTACTCTCTGCAAAGAATTGTGTTTCATTAGAAAAAGCAGATGTATCCAACTTGAAAAGACTTGAATGGCTAGATATTCAGAATTGCAAAAGTTTGGTTGAGCTTTCAGGCTTGGAGAGTCTTGAATCCTTCCTATTTCTTGGGATAGCAAATTGCAGTTGTTTGAGGATTCCTCCGATTGAAAAGTGGTTCAAG GTACATAGTAACTATATTTATGTGGTAGTACTTGGCCGGGGTAGAATAAACTGCCATTTTGGAGTCCTTGAAATCCTGCTGAATGTGATTGATCCCAGTGAAATTGATGGTGGTAATAGAATTGATTTGAGTGTGAGAAGCAAAAGCAGTGGTGCTAATTGGATTCTAATGGAACCCAAATATAAGCAAAAGCTGTTGTGGTGCTTGTTTGACGTTCCAATGACAATGATGGGAGAAGTATTGGAGGTGTATGTAGAAGTCCATGATTGGCAGAAGATATTTTGTGTAGGTGAAATACATAGAAACAGAGAAGGGGAGGTGCGTTTCTTTCCATCCCCAAGGGGATGCATTCCTTCCTATAATAAGGAAGATGGAGagaggaagaggaaaaggaagGTGGAGATAGGTAGAGGCGGACAGAGGGATTTCCTTCCAATCACAAGGGGATTGATTCCTTGTTTTATGATTAGACAATTATCGACACGACCCATTAACACGACATTGAaaccggacacgaaaataacgg